From a region of the Fibrobacter sp. UWB16 genome:
- a CDS encoding histidine phosphatase family protein, whose amino-acid sequence MVLLWAGCDSVRYGSDLCEGDECEAVVDSKNPQDSLSSEKAPKDGKSSSSVSSSSQRDVLRSSSSVKDSVVAKPITDTTITGNYTCSDGELIPVDDETAVDDDATDFRRAGVAIKGFAEKGPFRYGTSVKIVELDSLKRLADSKRTHETCIVTSNGSFNFDSVNLVSPYVRVEANGYYMNEFTASLSTSLVKLNAVVDLSKRDSFNVNILTHMAAPRVMKLVEDSGNNQPIGSQSGRALSDVLSSFGISLGGSSSGTGFGQGYPWGRGQTTASSDTSAEDISLFGSGDYSAALLAVSVMMQSYAPDGDFLSQADYIAEDIRGDGNWGDNASKAKLADKLLILDAEGGLAKIRKNMEGWKLGDVPNFEKHVRNFWTSTHGFESCNAMTNGMVKHVGNSQSEYFVSYYEQPEGPRIRFICDGSIKAWRVATDLEKDTVGFGAGDYDGQIKNGKINADKFYVYEQSKKSWREATSEDIQEFVDVEDVMKKLAPGEKVIFILRHAERTDDTGKNGHLTANGKTQSQSVGAKLKGENIYFVNSTYTRSYETCSNVATGAGITNMGNDTLPELDGDWFVKDENKFETYKNNNGGGWVVASEYAYKGSYSDAYYPLQSRGEEFMTEIVKPRFANVNRVGVWISHDMMVVPLTAFCTNGKANLRYFDTKQWINYLAGVAIILGTDGTLRYEPVKGLSSGTMTM is encoded by the coding sequence TTGGTTTTGCTATGGGCGGGGTGTGATTCCGTCCGTTATGGCTCTGATTTATGCGAAGGCGACGAATGCGAGGCGGTGGTAGATTCTAAAAATCCTCAGGATTCGTTGTCTTCAGAAAAAGCACCCAAAGACGGTAAGAGCAGTTCGTCGGTGAGCAGCTCTTCGCAAAGGGATGTTCTCCGTTCCTCGAGTTCTGTTAAAGATTCTGTTGTTGCCAAGCCCATTACCGATACGACTATTACCGGGAATTACACTTGCAGCGATGGCGAACTGATTCCGGTTGATGACGAAACGGCTGTTGATGACGATGCTACTGATTTTCGCAGGGCTGGCGTTGCCATTAAGGGCTTTGCTGAGAAGGGACCGTTCCGTTACGGTACGTCTGTGAAGATTGTGGAACTTGATAGCCTGAAGCGGCTTGCCGATTCCAAGCGGACTCACGAAACCTGCATCGTCACTTCGAATGGATCCTTTAATTTTGACAGTGTCAACCTTGTTTCGCCTTATGTGAGAGTCGAAGCAAATGGTTATTATATGAACGAATTTACGGCGAGTCTTTCGACATCGCTTGTAAAGCTCAATGCAGTTGTGGACTTGTCCAAGCGCGATTCTTTTAACGTGAATATTCTGACACACATGGCTGCCCCGCGTGTGATGAAGCTTGTCGAAGATTCGGGCAATAACCAGCCGATTGGAAGCCAGAGCGGGCGTGCATTGAGCGATGTGCTTTCTTCGTTCGGCATAAGCCTTGGCGGATCGTCTAGCGGAACAGGCTTTGGTCAGGGATACCCTTGGGGGCGTGGTCAGACGACAGCATCCTCGGACACCTCTGCAGAAGATATTAGCTTGTTTGGTTCTGGCGACTACAGTGCCGCGCTCCTTGCGGTTTCTGTGATGATGCAGAGCTATGCGCCGGATGGCGATTTCCTTTCGCAGGCAGACTATATTGCAGAAGATATTCGCGGCGATGGCAACTGGGGCGATAACGCTTCGAAGGCAAAACTTGCAGATAAGCTGTTGATTCTCGATGCTGAAGGTGGCCTTGCAAAAATCCGCAAGAACATGGAAGGCTGGAAGCTTGGCGATGTGCCGAACTTCGAAAAGCATGTGCGCAATTTCTGGACGAGTACGCATGGCTTTGAATCTTGCAATGCGATGACCAATGGAATGGTGAAGCATGTAGGCAACAGCCAGAGCGAGTATTTTGTCTCTTACTATGAACAGCCCGAAGGTCCGCGTATCCGCTTTATTTGCGATGGTTCCATCAAGGCCTGGCGCGTGGCGACGGACCTTGAAAAGGATACGGTTGGCTTTGGCGCTGGCGATTACGATGGCCAGATCAAGAACGGTAAAATCAATGCCGATAAGTTCTACGTTTACGAACAGAGCAAGAAGTCTTGGCGTGAAGCAACCTCGGAGGATATTCAGGAATTTGTCGATGTCGAAGATGTCATGAAGAAACTTGCTCCTGGCGAAAAGGTCATCTTTATCTTGCGCCATGCCGAACGTACGGACGATACGGGTAAAAACGGTCACTTGACGGCTAATGGCAAGACTCAGTCGCAGTCGGTGGGCGCTAAGCTTAAAGGCGAAAACATTTACTTTGTGAATTCGACGTACACGCGTAGCTATGAAACGTGCTCTAATGTGGCGACGGGCGCAGGCATTACGAACATGGGTAACGACACTTTGCCGGAACTCGATGGCGACTGGTTTGTGAAGGACGAGAACAAATTCGAAACGTACAAGAACAACAATGGCGGTGGCTGGGTCGTGGCTTCGGAATATGCATACAAAGGAAGCTATAGCGATGCCTACTATCCGTTACAGTCCCGTGGCGAAGAGTTCATGACCGAGATTGTGAAGCCCCGCTTTGCAAATGTTAACCGCGTGGGCGTGTGGATTTCCCACGACATGATGGTTGTGCCGCTGACGGCGTTCTGCACGAACGGCAAGGCAAATCTCCGCTATTTCGACACGAAACAGTGGATCAATTACCTCGCTGGTGTGGCAATCATCCTGGGGACCGACGGTACCCTCCGTTATGAGCCTGTGAAGGGTCTTTCTTCCGGTACGATGACGATGTAG
- a CDS encoding acetyl-CoA carboxylase biotin carboxyl carrier protein subunit, whose product MKKTVRISFEGKTYDVEVEVLDSAVAAAPAAPVAAPAPAPAAPAAAPAVAGGTEVKSPLAGSVFKLKVNVGDTVAANQEVAVIEALKMENPVVAPCAGKVTSISVKETDTVTDGQVLMTIA is encoded by the coding sequence ATGAAGAAAACAGTCCGTATCAGTTTCGAAGGCAAGACCTACGACGTCGAAGTAGAAGTTCTTGATTCCGCAGTTGCAGCAGCTCCGGCTGCTCCGGTTGCCGCTCCGGCACCGGCTCCTGCTGCTCCGGCAGCCGCTCCGGCCGTCGCTGGTGGCACCGAAGTCAAGAGCCCGCTCGCTGGCTCTGTGTTCAAGCTCAAGGTTAACGTTGGTGACACTGTTGCTGCCAACCAGGAAGTGGCTGTTATCGAAGCCCTCAAGATGGAAAACCCGGTCGTCGCTCCGTGCGCAGGCAAGGTTACCTCTATCTCCGTCAAGGAAACCGACACTGTTACTGATGGCCAGGTCTTGATGACCATTGCCTAA
- a CDS encoding sodium ion-translocating decarboxylase subunit beta produces the protein MSGIINSVADFASSTGFAQITVPMVIMWIVSFVLMFLAIVKKYEPLLLLPIAIGALAVNIPSVAFYDGGWSIEGMFSPTGGLYYYISQGIHLELFPPIIFLGVGAMTDFGPLIANPRTLILGGGAQFGVFMTMFAAVALGGFTLGEAASIGIIGGADGPTSIFTANKLAKHLIGPIAVAAYTYMALVPLIQPPIMRAMTNDAERKIRMKALRQVSKAERIVFAVMVMIVCVLVVPDASALIIMLMMGNIFKEAGVVERLVKTSSNELMNIVTIFLGTSVGLTMSADIFLKPQTLMIIAMGVVAFGFSTFGGLLLAKIMNKCSPKNPVNPLIGSAGVSAVPMAARVSQVEGAKYDPQNFLLMHAMGPNVSGVIGTAVCAGYMISRLS, from the coding sequence ATGAGTGGAATTATTAACTCAGTCGCGGACTTCGCCTCGAGCACAGGATTCGCGCAGATTACCGTTCCGATGGTAATCATGTGGATCGTGAGCTTCGTGTTGATGTTCCTTGCGATTGTCAAAAAATACGAACCGCTTTTGCTCTTGCCGATTGCTATCGGTGCACTTGCGGTGAACATCCCGTCCGTCGCGTTCTACGACGGTGGCTGGAGCATCGAAGGTATGTTCAGCCCGACTGGCGGTCTCTACTACTACATCAGCCAGGGTATCCATCTGGAACTCTTCCCGCCCATCATCTTCTTGGGCGTGGGTGCCATGACGGACTTTGGACCGCTTATCGCTAATCCGCGTACGCTCATCCTCGGTGGTGGCGCACAGTTTGGCGTGTTCATGACCATGTTTGCAGCTGTCGCTCTCGGTGGCTTTACGCTCGGTGAAGCAGCTTCCATCGGTATCATCGGTGGTGCTGACGGTCCGACGTCCATCTTCACTGCGAACAAGCTTGCTAAGCACCTCATCGGCCCCATCGCCGTTGCTGCTTACACCTACATGGCTCTCGTGCCGCTCATCCAGCCGCCTATCATGCGCGCTATGACGAACGACGCTGAACGCAAGATTCGCATGAAGGCTCTCCGCCAGGTTTCCAAGGCCGAACGCATCGTGTTTGCCGTGATGGTGATGATCGTTTGCGTGCTCGTCGTGCCGGATGCCTCTGCCCTTATCATCATGCTTATGATGGGCAACATCTTCAAGGAAGCTGGTGTCGTTGAACGCCTCGTGAAGACTTCTTCGAACGAACTCATGAACATTGTGACGATCTTCCTCGGCACGTCCGTGGGTCTCACGATGTCTGCTGACATCTTCCTCAAGCCGCAGACTCTCATGATCATCGCTATGGGTGTGGTTGCCTTTGGCTTCTCCACTTTCGGCGGTTTGCTCCTCGCAAAGATCATGAACAAGTGCTCTCCGAAGAACCCGGTGAACCCGCTTATCGGTTCCGCAGGCGTTTCCGCTGTGCCGATGGCAGCCCGTGTTTCTCAGGTTGAAGGTGCCAAGTATGACCCGCAGAACTTCCTCCTCATGCACGCTATGGGCCCGAACGTGTCCGGCGTGATTGGTACGGCAGTTTGCGCTGGTTATATGATCAGCCGCTTGAGCTAG
- a CDS encoding TIGR02147 family protein, which translates to MKSVTEYKEYREYVLDYYRERKRCSAFTWREFARLAGFASGSYLKLVCDGKTRLREEGAKKTALAMGLAGFELDYFVLMVRYENAKTDQEKKKCFEEIQALGDANRVKILGSEMYTFYETWKHSVVRELAVAMPGAKPNEIAKVCKHAISASDVSESLRFLVKTGFLTRDIKGNYHQANVSLSTGNLNVVAVAVHSLLRQMGEFALDALDKLPISERHFSGITMGVTEESYAKVVHEIAAFRKHIVSMVANDINPKKICRLNVQFFPLTEDLT; encoded by the coding sequence ATGAAGTCTGTAACTGAATATAAGGAATACCGCGAATATGTGCTGGATTACTATCGCGAACGCAAGCGGTGTTCTGCTTTTACATGGCGTGAATTTGCAAGGCTGGCTGGGTTTGCATCAGGTTCTTATTTGAAGCTTGTGTGTGACGGTAAGACTCGTCTCCGTGAAGAAGGTGCGAAAAAGACGGCGCTTGCCATGGGTTTGGCAGGTTTCGAATTAGATTATTTTGTCTTGATGGTGCGTTATGAAAACGCCAAGACCGATCAAGAAAAGAAGAAGTGCTTTGAAGAGATACAGGCTCTTGGCGATGCGAACCGCGTGAAAATTCTCGGAAGCGAAATGTACACCTTCTATGAAACCTGGAAACATTCCGTGGTTCGCGAGCTGGCGGTTGCCATGCCTGGCGCAAAGCCGAACGAAATTGCCAAGGTGTGCAAGCATGCGATTTCTGCGTCGGATGTCAGTGAAAGCTTGCGTTTTTTGGTCAAGACTGGCTTTTTGACGCGCGATATCAAAGGAAATTATCACCAGGCGAATGTTTCGCTGTCGACTGGAAATCTGAACGTGGTTGCCGTGGCGGTACATTCGCTATTGCGGCAGATGGGCGAATTTGCATTGGACGCTTTGGATAAGCTTCCCATTTCGGAACGTCACTTTAGCGGAATTACAATGGGCGTGACGGAAGAAAGTTATGCCAAAGTCGTTCATGAAATTGCGGCGTTCCGCAAGCACATCGTCTCGATGGTCGCGAACGATATAAACCCTAAAAAAATTTGTCGATTGAATGTTCAGTTTTTCCCGCTGACAGAAGATTTGACATAA
- a CDS encoding FISUMP domain-containing protein, which yields MIMRVMKFISNFAMLAFGLVFWACTESNTAGTSEESEGAVAIKDREIAGVTQKGPFLTGSSLTVQELHGETLFQTGKSFRTRVRSDQGDFVLGGVSLVSPYALLEVNGYYLNEVSWEKSKGMVELYALTDLSDRNHVNVNILTHLTVDRILTLVRRDGKSFAEAKKQAEKEVLKSFAITDDIGNSEDLDLFEDKNGSALLAVSVLMQGERTEAAFSELLSKAAIAFADSGVWKGPEKAEVADWAFLTEKEYWENDEYYNKSLIRKIKNNVESWKGVDSEDSTLEKHIYDFWINEYGLGTCSEWNFGEIRNNSDEHSKFYNVQFKCDSERARWIWMGVADLQDSKALEVADVRDGKKYKAKRFGNVVWMTDHLRYGPKPSRGVYLYDYDAALEACPVGTRLPRYNEVEKLLLQYGGAGKNAADSLMAVDGFNALQDGFSSTSFLDEYWMADDDSRYQYERKGVAIWISTQDINSSDQFALWIDSTGAEIIQHSSYLSEAFVRCVVGSESDEVQDIHEQKQYSADSYIKDVRDNEVYRFTEINGKYWLAENLRYKGLPNGAMCDRNGCIYSWFEAVGSDSAYNVCPEGWRLPSRMDWDEMLTFVANGDVENYSLNRLGGGLKGYNVGYRLCDYREWVEKDYVLRETNDPYDFSVKHIENTGFWTSSDTAFVERDSGEYVEGAWLILMFEKEAGLWFEDKQDRYSIRCVKDE from the coding sequence ATGATTATGAGAGTGATGAAGTTTATATCAAATTTTGCAATGCTTGCTTTTGGACTTGTGTTTTGGGCGTGTACCGAAAGTAATACTGCCGGCACGAGCGAGGAAAGCGAGGGCGCCGTTGCAATCAAGGATCGTGAAATTGCGGGCGTGACGCAGAAGGGGCCGTTCTTGACGGGGTCTTCGCTGACAGTTCAAGAACTCCATGGTGAAACGCTGTTCCAGACAGGAAAAAGTTTTAGAACGAGAGTGAGAAGTGATCAGGGCGATTTTGTGCTTGGTGGCGTAAGTCTAGTTTCGCCGTATGCCTTGTTGGAAGTGAACGGTTATTATCTGAACGAGGTCTCTTGGGAAAAATCCAAGGGAATGGTTGAGTTGTATGCTCTTACCGACTTGTCGGACCGTAACCATGTGAATGTGAATATTCTCACTCATTTGACGGTAGATCGTATTTTGACTTTGGTTCGACGCGATGGAAAATCATTTGCAGAAGCCAAAAAGCAGGCGGAAAAGGAAGTCCTAAAATCTTTTGCCATTACGGATGATATTGGAAATAGTGAAGATTTGGATTTGTTTGAAGATAAAAATGGTTCTGCGTTGCTTGCGGTATCTGTTCTGATGCAAGGTGAGAGGACTGAAGCTGCATTCTCTGAACTGCTTTCGAAAGCGGCCATTGCGTTTGCAGATAGTGGTGTTTGGAAAGGACCTGAAAAGGCCGAAGTTGCGGATTGGGCGTTCCTGACAGAAAAGGAATATTGGGAAAATGATGAATATTACAATAAAAGTTTGATAAGGAAAATTAAGAATAATGTGGAGTCTTGGAAGGGTGTTGATTCCGAAGATTCTACTTTGGAAAAGCATATATATGATTTTTGGATAAACGAATATGGGCTTGGTACATGTAGCGAATGGAACTTCGGTGAAATACGCAATAATTCAGATGAACATAGCAAGTTCTATAATGTGCAATTTAAATGTGATAGTGAACGTGCGCGCTGGATTTGGATGGGCGTTGCTGATTTGCAGGATTCCAAAGCTCTTGAAGTTGCTGATGTCCGAGATGGAAAGAAATATAAGGCGAAGCGCTTTGGAAATGTTGTTTGGATGACAGATCATTTAAGATATGGTCCAAAGCCTTCTAGAGGAGTATACTTGTATGATTATGATGCTGCGTTGGAGGCGTGCCCTGTAGGAACTCGTTTGCCGCGATATAACGAAGTTGAAAAATTGTTATTGCAATATGGCGGTGCTGGGAAAAATGCAGCTGATTCGTTGATGGCAGTGGATGGTTTCAATGCGCTACAGGATGGGTTCTCGAGTACATCTTTTTTGGATGAATACTGGATGGCTGATGATGATTCCCGGTATCAGTATGAACGCAAGGGTGTCGCAATATGGATTTCGACGCAGGATATTAATTCTAGTGATCAATTTGCCTTGTGGATTGATTCTACGGGAGCGGAAATAATACAGCATTCTAGTTATCTTAGTGAGGCTTTTGTACGCTGCGTTGTTGGGTCTGAATCGGATGAAGTACAAGATATTCATGAACAGAAGCAGTATAGTGCGGACAGTTACATAAAAGATGTTCGCGATAATGAAGTGTATCGTTTTACTGAAATAAATGGCAAATATTGGTTGGCGGAAAATCTACGCTATAAAGGCCTTCCGAATGGTGCAATGTGCGATCGTAATGGTTGCATTTATTCATGGTTTGAGGCTGTCGGCTCTGACTCCGCTTACAATGTATGCCCCGAAGGTTGGCGTCTCCCTAGCAGGATGGATTGGGATGAAATGCTGACATTTGTTGCGAATGGAGATGTTGAGAATTATTCTTTGAATAGATTAGGGGGCGGTTTGAAAGGATATAATGTCGGATATAGATTGTGCGATTATAGAGAATGGGTAGAAAAAGACTATGTCCTTCGGGAAACTAATGACCCGTATGATTTTAGCGTAAAACATATTGAGAATACTGGGTTTTGGACAAGTTCTGATACCGCTTTTGTGGAACGAGACAGTGGTGAATATGTCGAAGGAGCTTGGCTGATTTTGATGTTTGAGAAAGAAGCTGGATTATGGTTTGAAGATAAACAGGATCGTTATTCTATTCGCTGCGTAAAGGATGAATGA
- a CDS encoding FISUMP domain-containing protein, producing the protein MESEACPEGYRLPTLEEVQALIDYYGGSENAAVGLRSVDGFAVVMGGYVDPRYLQPSFTGAHEMALFWTSTTKTGLDSIFDVYIMERYFFMVDSNGVSFGSSNFRDRSPGGISVRCVKDF; encoded by the coding sequence TTGGAGTCGGAGGCGTGCCCAGAGGGGTATCGGTTGCCGACACTGGAAGAAGTCCAAGCGCTGATAGATTATTATGGAGGATCTGAAAATGCAGCCGTTGGCTTGCGGTCGGTAGATGGTTTTGCTGTAGTGATGGGTGGTTATGTGGATCCAAGATATTTGCAACCATCATTTACAGGTGCTCACGAGATGGCCTTGTTTTGGACATCGACTACAAAAACAGGGCTGGATTCAATATTTGATGTGTACATAATGGAGCGTTATTTCTTTATGGTGGATTCGAATGGAGTTTCCTTTGGTAGTTCTAATTTTAGAGATCGTTCGCCTGGGGGCATATCGGTTCGTTGCGTAAAGGATTTTTAA
- a CDS encoding FISUMP domain-containing protein has product MKKKSLFISFAVSCLLCGCSAEKPMDVSGSGVHFDGVVDGVSQKGPFLTGSTVTLQELDANSLEQTGKSFKGKIMNDKGEFAIDNVDLNSPYALLVANGYFRNEVSGEKSSGTIILMAIADLSNRSHVNINLLTHLEYERIRVLLEQKKMSFADAKSKAEQEIFSNFFDVSASEKAENLNIFGDSEGDKALLAINVLLLGDLSEAAFMERLVALGDDFSRDGVWDDSLLKTEIADYACGLSMWGDLPKIREKIEAWKIAEVPAFETYMARFWMDQYDLGKCDASNVGERKKNANKASAFYGMNFICDKDSGWVANKNEFYGGCDTCSVMRDPRDGHVYKYVNIDGTDWMTSNLKYDNGDFECFQGNCDDYGYLYKSPGAWYFVNQYDEDYNPDEPAAGICPSGWRVPILDDLRHLVNSASEEEKKQLFSEPERDISLAAGAEKTCYWSAEISAAYQWRFSLDVYSDGSIGGWPQTTSMLTRWGNEAFFVRCVRN; this is encoded by the coding sequence ATGAAAAAAAAGAGTTTGTTTATATCGTTTGCTGTTTCCTGCTTGCTTTGCGGTTGTTCTGCGGAAAAGCCAATGGATGTTTCTGGTTCTGGGGTACATTTTGATGGGGTTGTTGATGGTGTTTCGCAAAAAGGACCTTTTTTGACGGGCTCTACGGTGACCCTTCAGGAACTTGATGCGAACTCCTTGGAACAGACTGGGAAAAGTTTTAAGGGAAAAATTATGAATGATAAAGGAGAGTTTGCCATCGATAATGTTGATTTGAACTCTCCGTATGCACTACTTGTGGCCAATGGGTATTTCCGCAATGAAGTATCAGGTGAAAAATCGAGCGGAACGATAATCTTAATGGCGATTGCTGATTTATCGAACCGTTCTCATGTGAACATCAATTTGTTGACCCATTTAGAGTATGAGAGAATTCGTGTACTGTTAGAGCAAAAGAAGATGTCTTTCGCAGATGCCAAAAGTAAGGCGGAACAAGAAATATTCTCAAACTTCTTTGATGTGTCAGCTTCTGAAAAAGCTGAAAACCTGAATATTTTTGGGGATAGTGAGGGGGACAAGGCCTTGTTGGCGATAAATGTCCTGTTGCTGGGCGATTTAAGTGAAGCGGCATTCATGGAGCGTTTGGTTGCGTTGGGTGATGATTTTTCCCGCGATGGCGTTTGGGATGATTCTCTTCTCAAAACGGAAATTGCTGATTATGCTTGTGGGTTGAGCATGTGGGGTGATCTTCCGAAAATTCGCGAGAAAATAGAAGCGTGGAAAATTGCAGAGGTTCCGGCGTTTGAAACATATATGGCCCGCTTTTGGATGGACCAGTATGACCTTGGGAAATGCGATGCTTCGAATGTGGGTGAACGCAAGAAGAATGCAAATAAAGCTAGCGCTTTTTACGGCATGAATTTTATCTGTGATAAGGATAGTGGATGGGTTGCAAATAAGAATGAATTTTACGGTGGTTGTGATACCTGTTCTGTTATGAGGGATCCTCGTGATGGTCATGTTTATAAATATGTGAATATAGATGGAACGGATTGGATGACTTCAAATCTCAAGTATGACAACGGTGATTTTGAATGCTTCCAAGGGAATTGTGATGATTATGGATATCTTTATAAATCTCCTGGAGCATGGTATTTTGTTAACCAATATGACGAAGACTATAATCCCGACGAACCGGCTGCCGGTATATGCCCTAGTGGTTGGCGTGTTCCGATATTAGACGATTTACGTCATTTGGTTAATTCCGCTTCCGAAGAAGAAAAAAAACAACTTTTTTCGGAACCAGAGAGGGATATTTCTTTGGCGGCTGGTGCAGAAAAGACTTGTTATTGGAGCGCAGAAATTTCCGCTGCTTATCAATGGCGTTTTTCGTTGGATGTGTATAGTGACGGTTCTATAGGTGGTTGGCCACAAACAACATCTATGCTTACGAGATGGGGGAATGAGGCTTTCTTTGTCCGTTGCGTAAGGAATTAG
- a CDS encoding TIGR02147 family protein, giving the protein MKEIVEYTDYRKYIQDYYDERKRTSAFSWHMFAQKAGFASDVYLKYVCEGKKNLSVGSAGSVASAMGLVGFEQTYFVLMVSYAHAKDDKTKRAAFEERCALANAHKMRVLGDEEFNYFKSWKNSVIRELAPHMPGAKPLEMARACKQKISATEVSETLDFLVKAKLLKKDKNGNYQQTDKAIRMAPVEAVPLAARDLQRQMGEFAIQSLDLPLSERMMSGYTLGLTRRAYERIKKETEDYYRRVVAIATEEDETEQVYRLNVQLFPLSERLNKNETVLNKEEKNEK; this is encoded by the coding sequence ATGAAGGAAATCGTTGAATATACGGATTATCGCAAGTACATCCAGGACTACTATGACGAGCGCAAACGCACTTCGGCATTCTCTTGGCATATGTTTGCGCAGAAGGCGGGTTTTGCGTCGGATGTCTATCTGAAGTATGTTTGCGAGGGAAAGAAAAATCTGAGTGTCGGTTCTGCGGGTTCTGTTGCAAGTGCCATGGGCCTTGTCGGATTTGAACAGACTTACTTTGTCTTGATGGTCTCGTATGCGCATGCGAAAGATGACAAGACGAAGCGCGCTGCATTTGAAGAACGATGTGCGCTTGCGAATGCGCACAAGATGCGTGTTCTTGGGGATGAAGAGTTCAATTATTTCAAATCGTGGAAAAATTCCGTGATTCGAGAATTGGCTCCGCACATGCCCGGCGCAAAGCCTCTCGAAATGGCGCGAGCTTGCAAACAAAAGATTTCTGCAACGGAAGTTTCCGAGACGCTTGATTTTTTGGTGAAGGCAAAGCTTTTAAAGAAGGACAAAAACGGAAACTACCAGCAAACGGATAAGGCCATCAGGATGGCGCCTGTGGAGGCGGTTCCCTTGGCGGCTCGTGATTTGCAGCGCCAGATGGGAGAGTTTGCGATACAGTCGCTTGATTTGCCTCTTTCTGAACGCATGATGTCGGGCTATACGCTTGGTCTTACGCGTCGTGCGTACGAACGCATTAAAAAAGAGACGGAAGATTATTACCGCCGCGTGGTGGCGATTGCGACAGAGGAAGACGAAACGGAACAGGTTTACCGCTTGAACGTGCAGTTGTTCCCGCTGAGCGAACGCTTGAATAAAAATGAAACAGTTTTGAATAAGGAAGAGAAAAATGAGAAATAA